In a single window of the Pandoraea pulmonicola genome:
- a CDS encoding branched-chain amino acid ABC transporter permease — MFYREAGQFKTSYQADSQIFPIRQDRVALSAVLVIAFGVLPWVASEYWLTAILVPFLVFSLAALGLNLLTGYAGQLSLGAAAFMAVGAYASYNFQLRIEGMPILASFALGGVCAALVGIAFGLPSLRIKGFYLAVATLAAQFFVLWVLTKFPWLSNHSSSGVITAQKISILGVDVDTPVRKYLFVLGVVSVMALVAKNLVRSHIGRAWMAVRDMDVAAEVIGIPLMRVKLMAFAVSSFYCGVAGALYAYCYLGSVEPDGFSLDLSFRILFMIIIGGVGSILGSFLGAAFILLLPILLDSALPSIASVLHLPFTNATVSHIQLMVFGGLIIFFLIAEPHGLARLWQIAKEKLRIWPFPH, encoded by the coding sequence ATGTTCTATCGCGAAGCCGGGCAGTTCAAGACGTCCTATCAGGCCGACAGCCAGATATTCCCGATCCGGCAGGACCGGGTGGCGCTCAGCGCGGTGCTGGTGATCGCGTTCGGGGTGTTGCCGTGGGTGGCATCGGAGTACTGGCTCACGGCCATTCTGGTGCCGTTCCTGGTGTTCTCGCTCGCCGCGCTGGGGCTCAACCTGCTCACCGGCTACGCCGGGCAACTTTCGCTCGGGGCGGCCGCGTTCATGGCCGTCGGGGCCTACGCCTCGTACAACTTCCAATTGCGCATCGAGGGCATGCCGATCCTTGCGTCGTTCGCGCTCGGCGGCGTGTGCGCGGCGCTCGTCGGCATTGCGTTCGGGCTGCCGTCGCTGCGCATCAAGGGTTTCTATCTGGCGGTGGCCACGCTCGCGGCACAGTTCTTCGTGCTGTGGGTGCTCACGAAATTTCCGTGGCTGTCGAACCATAGTTCCTCGGGCGTGATCACGGCGCAGAAGATATCGATCCTTGGCGTCGACGTCGACACGCCCGTGCGCAAGTACCTGTTCGTGCTCGGCGTGGTCAGCGTCATGGCGCTGGTGGCGAAGAACCTGGTGCGCTCGCACATCGGGCGCGCGTGGATGGCCGTGCGCGACATGGACGTGGCGGCCGAGGTGATCGGCATTCCGCTCATGCGCGTGAAGCTCATGGCGTTCGCGGTGAGCTCGTTCTATTGCGGGGTCGCGGGCGCGCTGTACGCCTACTGCTATCTCGGTTCCGTGGAGCCGGACGGCTTCTCGCTCGACCTCTCGTTCCGCATCCTGTTCATGATCATCATCGGCGGCGTGGGGAGCATTCTCGGCAGCTTCCTCGGCGCCGCGTTCATCCTGCTGCTGCCGATCCTGCTCGACAGCGCACTGCCGTCGATCGCCTCGGTCCTGCATCTGCCGTTCACCAATGCGACCGTCTCGCACATCCAGTTGATGGTGTTCGGCGGCCTCATCATTTTCTTCCTGATTGCCGAGCCGCACGGCCTCGCACGGCTTTGGCAGATTGCCAAGGAGAAGCTGCGCATCTGGCCTTTCCCGCATTGA
- a CDS encoding branched-chain amino acid ABC transporter permease, with protein sequence MQFFLEILIGGLLSGVMYSLVALGFVLIFKASGVFNFAQGAMVYFAALSVVGLMEHGLPLWAAAIGAFVVMILVSMATERFVLRKLVNQSPITLFMATIGLSFFLEGLAPLLWGNEVRALSLGIVDEPIASIMDSTGLLVSSFDLAAAGIAALLVALLALFFKATSIGRALRAVADDHQAALSLGIPLQRIWVVVWSVSGFVALVAGMLWGSRNGVQFALTMTALKALPVLILGGFTSIPGAIVGGLIIGAAEKLAEIYIPQLLQSHFAGNFGGIEGWFPYVFALLFLLIRPEGLFGERHIDRV encoded by the coding sequence ATGCAGTTCTTTCTGGAAATCCTGATCGGCGGGCTGCTCTCGGGGGTGATGTATTCGCTCGTGGCGCTCGGTTTCGTGCTGATCTTCAAGGCCTCCGGGGTATTCAACTTCGCGCAGGGCGCGATGGTGTACTTCGCCGCGCTGTCCGTGGTCGGCCTGATGGAGCACGGGTTGCCGTTGTGGGCGGCGGCCATCGGCGCATTTGTCGTCATGATCCTCGTGAGCATGGCCACCGAGCGCTTCGTGCTGAGAAAGCTGGTGAACCAGTCGCCGATCACGCTGTTCATGGCGACCATCGGCCTGTCTTTTTTCCTCGAAGGGCTCGCCCCGCTGCTGTGGGGCAACGAGGTGCGTGCGCTGTCGCTGGGCATCGTCGACGAACCGATCGCCTCGATCATGGATTCGACCGGCTTGCTGGTGAGCAGCTTCGATCTGGCCGCGGCCGGCATTGCCGCGTTGCTCGTCGCGTTGCTCGCGCTCTTCTTCAAGGCGACGAGCATCGGTCGCGCGCTGCGCGCCGTGGCCGACGATCACCAGGCGGCACTCTCGCTGGGCATTCCTCTGCAGCGCATCTGGGTGGTGGTGTGGAGCGTATCCGGGTTCGTGGCGCTCGTGGCCGGCATGCTGTGGGGGTCGCGCAACGGCGTGCAGTTCGCGCTCACCATGACGGCGCTCAAGGCATTGCCCGTGCTGATCCTGGGCGGCTTCACGTCGATTCCCGGCGCGATTGTTGGCGGTCTGATCATCGGCGCGGCGGAAAAGCTCGCCGAGATCTACATCCCGCAATTGCTGCAAAGCCATTTCGCCGGCAACTTCGGCGGCATCGAGGGCTGGTTCCCGTATGTCTTCGCGCTGCTGTTCCTGCTGATTCGCCCGGAAGGGCTGTTCGGCGAGCGGCATATCGATCGCGTCTGA
- a CDS encoding ABC transporter ATP-binding protein, protein MNGTTGSNDRRKTGDVLLDLQHISLSFGGVKALTDISFNVYEHEIRAIIGPNGAGKSSMLNVINGVYHPQQGTIVFRGQVRQRMHPTAAARQGVARTFQNIALFKGMSVLDNIMTGRNTQMRAGLLASALWWGRAQREEMAHREKVEEIIDFLEIQHIRKTPVGRLPYGLQKRVELARALAAEPELLLLDEPMAGMNLEEKRDMCRFILEVNEEFGTTIVLIEHDMGVVMDISDRVVVLDYGKKIGDGTPGEVRSDPEVIRAYLGAAHGVPAAA, encoded by the coding sequence ATGAACGGCACGACTGGCAGCAACGATAGACGCAAGACCGGCGACGTACTGCTCGATCTGCAGCACATCAGCCTGTCGTTTGGCGGAGTGAAGGCGTTGACCGATATCTCGTTCAACGTGTACGAGCACGAGATCCGCGCGATCATCGGCCCGAACGGCGCGGGCAAGAGTTCGATGCTCAATGTGATCAACGGCGTGTATCACCCGCAGCAGGGAACCATCGTGTTCCGCGGTCAGGTCCGCCAGCGCATGCATCCGACGGCGGCCGCCCGCCAGGGCGTGGCGCGCACCTTCCAGAACATCGCGCTGTTCAAGGGCATGAGCGTGCTCGACAACATCATGACGGGGCGCAACACGCAGATGCGCGCCGGGCTGCTCGCCAGTGCGCTCTGGTGGGGACGCGCGCAGCGCGAGGAAATGGCGCACCGCGAGAAGGTCGAGGAGATCATCGACTTTCTCGAAATCCAGCACATTCGCAAGACGCCGGTCGGCCGTCTGCCGTACGGCCTGCAAAAGCGCGTCGAGCTCGCACGCGCGCTGGCCGCCGAGCCGGAGCTGCTGCTGCTCGACGAGCCGATGGCCGGCATGAACCTCGAAGAAAAGCGTGACATGTGCCGCTTCATTCTCGAAGTGAACGAGGAGTTCGGCACGACCATCGTGCTGATCGAGCACGACATGGGGGTGGTGATGGATATCTCCGACCGTGTGGTGGTGCTCGACTACGGCAAGAAAATCGGCGACGGCACGCCGGGCGAAGTCCGCTCGGATCCGGAGGTCATTCGCGCCTATCTGGGCGCAGCGCACGGCGTGCCCGCGGCGGCATGA
- a CDS encoding AMP-dependent synthetase/ligase, with product MQERTTFPRLLLAHAATRGAETAYREKDLGIWQCWTWQEAAHEVRMLACALAAVGFKRGDNLAIVGNNRVRLYWAMTAAQALGGVAVPLYQDAVAAEMAHVLEDAEIDFVIAEDQEQVDKLLELRERGAHLSHIIYEDPRGLRNYDAAGLQSYDAALARGRAFDAQHPRYFDDAVAGVSPGDTATILYTSGTTGKPKGVCHSHAGLIGAAYHGSEFDRLGPGDEVLSYLPMAWVGDHLFSYAQALVAGFTVNCPESPDTISTDMREIGPTYYFAPPRVYENVLTQVMIRMEDASRLKRGMFSHFMAVANRCGAAVLDGQPVPLLDRLQYALGNLCVYGPLRNTLGMSRIRTAYTAGEAIGPDLFRFYRAIGVNLKQFYGQTETCAYVCLQPDRQVRFDSVGPVAPGMEIKIADNGEVLVRGVGLLKEYYKRPDATREALDESGYFRTGDAGIIDADGHLRIIDRAKDVGKLACGSLFAPKYIENKLKFFSYIKEAVAFGDGRDSVCAFVNIDMDAVGNWAERQNLAYAGYIDLATNPRVAELILGCIEQVNADLARESAFAAAQIHRFVILHKELDPDDDELTRTRKVRRGFIAQKYDVLIDALYTGKTSQFVETRVKFEDGREGSVSATLTIHPARVIGARSPVDDPAPVRLRCAA from the coding sequence ATGCAGGAGCGGACCACCTTCCCGCGTTTGTTGCTGGCGCATGCCGCGACACGAGGCGCCGAGACGGCCTATCGGGAAAAAGACCTGGGGATCTGGCAATGCTGGACCTGGCAGGAGGCGGCGCACGAAGTGCGCATGCTCGCCTGCGCGCTCGCCGCCGTCGGTTTCAAGCGTGGCGACAATCTGGCCATCGTCGGCAACAACCGCGTTCGCCTGTACTGGGCGATGACCGCCGCACAGGCGCTCGGCGGTGTGGCCGTGCCGCTGTACCAGGATGCCGTTGCCGCCGAGATGGCGCATGTGCTCGAAGACGCCGAGATCGATTTCGTCATCGCCGAAGATCAGGAACAGGTCGACAAGCTGCTGGAATTGCGTGAGCGAGGAGCTCACCTCTCGCACATCATCTACGAGGATCCGCGCGGCCTGCGCAACTACGACGCCGCCGGTCTGCAGTCGTACGACGCCGCGCTCGCGCGAGGCCGCGCGTTCGATGCGCAACATCCGCGCTACTTCGACGACGCGGTGGCCGGTGTCTCCCCGGGCGACACGGCGACGATTCTCTACACGTCCGGCACGACCGGCAAGCCCAAGGGCGTCTGCCACTCGCACGCGGGGCTGATCGGCGCCGCCTACCACGGCAGCGAGTTCGACCGGCTCGGCCCGGGCGACGAAGTGCTGTCGTATCTGCCGATGGCCTGGGTCGGCGACCACCTGTTCTCTTATGCGCAGGCGCTGGTCGCGGGTTTCACCGTCAACTGTCCCGAGTCGCCCGACACGATCTCCACCGACATGCGCGAGATCGGGCCGACGTACTACTTCGCACCGCCGCGCGTGTACGAGAACGTGCTCACGCAAGTCATGATCCGCATGGAAGACGCCAGCCGTCTCAAGCGCGGGATGTTCTCGCACTTCATGGCGGTGGCGAACCGCTGCGGCGCGGCAGTGCTCGACGGACAACCCGTGCCGCTGCTCGACCGGCTGCAGTACGCGCTGGGCAACCTCTGCGTGTATGGCCCGCTGCGCAATACGCTCGGCATGAGCCGGATCCGCACGGCGTACACCGCCGGCGAAGCCATCGGTCCGGACCTGTTCCGGTTCTACCGCGCCATCGGCGTGAACCTCAAGCAGTTCTACGGGCAGACGGAGACGTGCGCGTACGTGTGCCTGCAGCCGGACCGGCAGGTGCGCTTCGACAGCGTGGGGCCCGTCGCGCCCGGCATGGAGATCAAGATTGCCGACAACGGCGAAGTGCTGGTGCGCGGCGTGGGCTTGCTCAAGGAGTACTACAAGCGCCCGGACGCCACGCGCGAGGCGCTCGACGAGTCGGGCTATTTCCGCACGGGCGACGCTGGCATCATCGACGCCGACGGGCATCTGCGCATCATCGACCGCGCCAAGGATGTCGGCAAACTTGCCTGCGGCTCGCTGTTTGCGCCCAAGTACATCGAGAACAAGCTCAAGTTCTTCTCGTACATCAAGGAAGCGGTGGCGTTCGGCGATGGGCGCGACAGCGTCTGCGCCTTCGTCAACATCGACATGGACGCCGTGGGCAACTGGGCCGAGCGCCAGAATCTGGCCTACGCGGGCTATATCGACCTGGCCACCAACCCGCGCGTGGCGGAGCTCATTCTCGGCTGCATCGAGCAGGTGAACGCGGACCTGGCGCGCGAGTCGGCCTTCGCGGCCGCGCAGATCCATCGCTTCGTGATTCTGCACAAGGAGCTCGATCCGGACGACGACGAACTCACGCGCACGCGCAAGGTGCGTCGAGGGTTCATCGCGCAGAAATACGACGTGTTGATCGACGCGCTCTACACCGGCAAGACCTCGCAGTTCGTGGAAACGCGTGTGAAGTTCGAGGACGGTCGCGAGGGCAGCGTGAGCGCCACGCTGACCATTCACCCGGCGCGCGTGATCGGTGCGCGCTCGCCCGTCGACGATCCTGCGCCTGTCCGACTGCGTTGTGCGGCCTGA